A region of Stegostoma tigrinum isolate sSteTig4 chromosome 3, sSteTig4.hap1, whole genome shotgun sequence DNA encodes the following proteins:
- the s100z gene encoding protein S100-Z — protein sequence MPSQLEGAMDSLIHVFHNYSGKEGDKYKLNKGELKDLLQSELGNFLASQKDPSLVDNIMKDLDSNKDNEVDFNEFVILVAALTVACNEFFEEQLRKQGKAK from the exons ATGCCATCCCAGCTGGAGGGTGCCATGGATTCACTGATCCATGTCTTTCACAATTATTCTGGAAAAGAGGGAGATAAGTACAAACTCAACAAGGGCGAACTGAAGGACCTTCTACAAAGTGAGCTGGGAAATTTCCTGGCG TCTCAGAAGGACCCATCTCTTGTGGATAATATAATGAAAGATCTTGATTCCAACAAAGATAATGAGGTGGATTTCAATGAATTTGTTATTTTAGTTGCAGCTCTGACTGTTGCCTGcaatgagttctttgaagagCAGCTTAGAAAACAAGGGAAAGCCAAGTAG